One window of Brachybacterium ginsengisoli genomic DNA carries:
- a CDS encoding Rv2578c family radical SAM protein, whose product MRWSGQEISTGTGEQPSTPALLGMSGLVRSVQTPEFQGVTFHEVMAKSALNKVPAASSMPFEWTVNPYRGCSHACVYCFARSTHRYLDLDAGADFDQQVIVKVNVAEVLRAELAKRSWKRDLVALGTNTDPYQRAEGRYRLMPGILSALAESGTPISILTKGTLLRRDLPQLETIAEQVPVDLSMSIAVFDDALQKAVEPGTPSTAARLATVRAAADAGFRVTVFLMPIMPWLTDSDAQLDEALARIAEAGAAHVVHGALHLRPGAKEWFLEWIDREHPELATGYRRFYGTSSSAPVAYRRTLSRRLVPLLRRHGLDFTEDVDQPEHRSRAAEAARRPRLAPAALDLLPQPALF is encoded by the coding sequence ATGCGGTGGAGCGGGCAGGAGATCAGCACGGGGACCGGCGAGCAGCCGAGCACCCCGGCGCTGCTGGGCATGTCCGGGCTGGTGCGCAGCGTGCAGACCCCGGAGTTCCAGGGCGTCACCTTCCACGAGGTGATGGCGAAGTCGGCGCTGAACAAGGTGCCGGCCGCGAGCTCCATGCCCTTCGAGTGGACGGTGAACCCCTACCGCGGCTGCTCCCACGCCTGCGTGTACTGCTTCGCCCGCAGCACCCATCGCTACCTCGACCTCGACGCCGGGGCCGACTTCGACCAGCAGGTGATCGTCAAGGTCAACGTCGCCGAGGTGCTGCGGGCCGAGCTCGCCAAGCGCTCCTGGAAGCGCGACCTCGTGGCGCTCGGCACCAACACCGACCCCTACCAGCGGGCCGAGGGCCGGTACCGGCTGATGCCCGGCATCCTCTCCGCCCTCGCCGAGTCCGGCACGCCGATCTCGATCCTCACCAAGGGGACGCTGCTGCGCCGTGACCTGCCGCAGCTCGAGACCATCGCCGAGCAGGTCCCCGTGGACCTCTCGATGTCGATCGCGGTCTTCGACGACGCGCTGCAGAAAGCCGTCGAGCCGGGCACGCCGAGCACCGCCGCGCGCCTGGCCACGGTGCGCGCCGCGGCCGACGCCGGATTCCGTGTGACCGTCTTCCTCATGCCGATCATGCCGTGGCTGACCGACTCCGACGCGCAGCTCGACGAGGCCCTGGCCCGGATCGCCGAGGCGGGTGCGGCGCACGTGGTCCACGGCGCCCTGCACCTGCGGCCCGGTGCCAAGGAATGGTTCCTGGAGTGGATCGATCGGGAGCATCCCGAGCTCGCCACCGGGTATCGGCGCTTCTACGGGACCTCGTCCTCCGCGCCCGTCGCGTACCGGCGCACCCTCTCACGTCGGCTGGTCCCGCTGCTGCGTCGCCACGGGCTCGACTTCACCGAGGACGTCGACCAGCCCGAGCACCGGAGCCGGGCGGCGGAGGCCGCGCGCCGGCCGCGCCTCGCACCGGCGGCGCTGGATCTCCTGCCGCAGCCGGCGCTGTTCTGA
- the tyrS gene encoding tyrosine--tRNA ligase, which produces MHSTTRPIAPPSAAPPTASPDAVSPEPAPPTASPEPAPPSAAAPTPSPGGSPEQILAALERTTDQILGRQDLLDRLREGRRLRMKFGVDLTAPDLHLGHAVNLWMMRTLQDHGHTVVFLLGDTTSRIGDPTGRSTTRPVLTEQQIHDNAESFLAQVTRVLRSEPELLEIRRNSEWFDEMGVPGMLRELSLITHAQLISRDMFRARLASGTEIAMHELLYPVLQGFDSVALDSDLTIVGTDQLFNESMGRELQVKHGQRPQTVITSTVTPGLDGGPKQSKSLGNYVGLCASAEEKFGRLMTLRDELVGIWARVYTDLPLEQAEDLGRRAGAGGAAARDAKLDLAEAVVARNDGAPAARRSREEFLRVFSAGERPKEMVPLALEPGEFTALDLVIAARPDLSRSAARRLLTGGAVTLDDARVEDPEQAVVLRGGEVVRAGRRRWFRVEAPRT; this is translated from the coding sequence ATGCACAGCACGACCCGCCCGATCGCCCCTCCGTCGGCCGCTCCGCCGACTGCTTCCCCCGACGCCGTCTCCCCCGAGCCCGCTCCGCCGACTGCTTCCCCCGAGCCCGCTCCGCCGTCGGCCGCCGCCCCGACCCCGTCCCCCGGCGGCTCCCCCGAGCAGATCCTGGCCGCGCTCGAGCGCACCACGGACCAGATCCTCGGACGCCAGGACCTGCTGGACCGGCTGCGCGAGGGCCGACGGCTGCGGATGAAGTTCGGCGTGGACCTCACCGCGCCGGACCTCCACCTCGGCCATGCCGTGAACCTGTGGATGATGCGCACGCTGCAGGACCACGGCCACACGGTGGTCTTCCTGCTCGGCGACACCACCAGCCGCATCGGCGATCCCACCGGGCGCAGCACCACCCGCCCCGTGCTCACCGAGCAGCAGATCCACGACAACGCCGAGTCGTTCCTCGCCCAGGTGACCCGCGTGCTGCGCAGCGAGCCCGAGCTGCTGGAGATCCGGCGCAACTCCGAGTGGTTCGACGAGATGGGCGTGCCCGGGATGCTCCGCGAGCTCAGCCTCATCACCCACGCCCAGCTCATCTCCCGCGACATGTTCCGCGCCCGCCTCGCCTCCGGCACCGAGATCGCGATGCACGAGCTGCTGTACCCGGTGCTGCAGGGCTTCGACAGCGTCGCGCTGGACTCCGACCTCACGATCGTGGGCACGGACCAGCTGTTCAACGAGTCGATGGGCAGGGAGCTGCAGGTCAAGCACGGCCAGCGCCCGCAGACCGTCATCACCAGCACCGTCACCCCCGGGCTGGACGGCGGGCCCAAGCAGTCCAAGTCGCTCGGGAACTACGTGGGGCTGTGCGCGAGCGCGGAGGAGAAGTTCGGCCGGCTGATGACGCTGCGCGACGAGCTGGTGGGCATCTGGGCCCGCGTCTACACCGACCTGCCCCTCGAGCAGGCGGAGGACCTGGGCCGACGGGCGGGTGCCGGCGGCGCCGCGGCACGCGACGCCAAGCTGGATCTCGCCGAGGCGGTGGTGGCGCGGAACGACGGCGCGCCGGCCGCCCGGCGCAGCCGCGAGGAGTTCCTGCGGGTCTTCTCGGCGGGCGAGCGGCCGAAGGAGATGGTCCCGCTCGCCCTCGAGCCCGGAGAGTTCACGGCGCTGGACCTGGTGATCGCGGCACGGCCGGACCTGTCCCGATCAGCCGCCCGCCGTCTGCTGACGGGCGGGGCGGTCACGCTGGACGACGCCCGGGTGGAGGATCCGGAGCAGGCGGTGGTGCTGCGCGGCGGCGAGGTGGTGCGGGCGGGCCGGCGGCGCTGGTTCCGGGTGGAGGCGCCGCGCACCTGA